One genomic region from SAR324 cluster bacterium encodes:
- a CDS encoding aminotransferase class I/II-fold pyridoxal phosphate-dependent enzyme yields VLLPRPCSSAYERVTTLCRLRQISFDLRQEEDFQFNESQLKNELSSVALIMLGNPHNPTGQCFSRKTLLSLIDDNPQTCFMIDESDLALVDLDSTNSLVPTIRPNLIVLRTLTESHGWPGLGSSYLVTGNLDLLAFLSKRFSATSISGWLQQIGLELVHQEPTVQREELADLRQEILPQLQCHSHLKIVPGKAPYNLFQITSELLAPLREQCSPKNLTMLWGEHYPGLADNHLRISLQHREGLQRFLSILKQLER; encoded by the coding sequence TGTGTTGTTGCCCCGACCTTGTTCCTCTGCTTACGAACGGGTAACCACCTTATGCCGATTACGTCAAATTTCTTTTGATCTGAGGCAGGAAGAGGATTTTCAATTCAATGAAAGCCAACTCAAAAATGAGTTATCTTCTGTAGCTTTGATAATGTTGGGCAATCCACACAACCCAACCGGTCAGTGTTTTTCCAGAAAAACTTTGTTGTCACTCATTGATGATAATCCACAAACCTGCTTCATGATTGATGAGTCAGATCTTGCTTTGGTAGATCTGGATTCAACGAACAGCTTGGTCCCCACGATTCGTCCTAATCTGATCGTGTTGAGAACATTGACAGAATCACACGGCTGGCCTGGGCTGGGTTCAAGTTACTTGGTTACAGGTAATCTGGATCTGCTGGCTTTTCTTTCGAAGAGATTTTCTGCTACCTCAATTTCTGGATGGCTCCAGCAAATTGGCTTGGAGTTGGTTCATCAGGAACCCACTGTCCAGCGTGAGGAACTGGCTGATCTCCGTCAGGAGATCTTGCCTCAATTGCAATGTCACTCCCACCTCAAGATCGTCCCTGGCAAAGCTCCCTACAATCTCTTTCAGATCACCTCAGAGTTATTGGCTCCTCTGAGAGAACAATGCTCTCCAAAAAATCTCACAATGCTTTGGGGCGAGCACTACCCAGGTTTAGCTGACAACCATCTACGGATTTCTCTTCAACATCGTGAGGGCCTTCAGCGATTTCTCTCCA